In Bacillus sp. SB49, a single window of DNA contains:
- a CDS encoding IS3 family transposase (programmed frameshift) has protein sequence MSKHLYSNTEMKQLEDNPNVVKVSERSITYHPLFKKAAIQEYQNGNFPSQIFEEHGFDLVVIGKDQPRRCLKRWRNTFEKYGELGLEGDRRGKGSKGRPSSKKMSAEEKLEKAEARIKYLEAENGFFKKARQTRKAGVEEETKITPSEVYQLIYETIHNYSLRSMVSYLCEFTGVSRSGYYAWINSDSKRQVKNQKDEKDIQIIQVIFSQNHEKVGALQIKLILENDYGVIMNHKKIRRLMKKFDLSAKIRQAKPYKQMLKATQEHRTCPNHLNREFTQLEPGKVFLTDITYTYFGKGQKAYLSCVKDSTTKEIVAHHISTSLGMDIVYRTLEKLQDTVKSFHPEAMIHSDQGFHYTHPKFQSRVREAGLRQSMSRKGNCWDNAPMESFFGHLKDMVDHQSCESLSQLKEEINQYIAKYNNKRYQWNLNKMTPVQYRDHLLAA, from the exons ATGAGTAAACATCTTTATTCAAATACGGAAATGAAACAATTAGAGGACAATCCGAATGTCGTAAAGGTATCGGAACGTTCTATCACATACCATCCTTTATTTAAGAAAGCTGCAATTCAGGAATATCAGAATGGAAACTTTCCATCTCAAATATTTGAAGAGCACGGATTTGATTTAGTAGTGATTGGGAAGGATCAACCCAGAAGATGCTTAAAGCGCTGGCGTAACACATTTGAAAAGTACGGAGAACTTGGTCTGGAGGGAGACCGTCGTGGAAAAGGAAGTAAAGGTCGACCTTCTTCAAAGAAGATGTCTGCGGAAGAAAAACTTGAGAAAGCGGAAGCTCGTATTAAGTACTTAGAGGCTGAAAATG GATTTTTTAAAAAAGCTAGACAAACTCGAAAGGCAGGCGTTGAAGAAGAAACGAAAATAACTCCATCAGAAGTCTATCAGCTTATTTATGAAACAATCCATAATTACTCCTTAAGGAGTATGGTCTCTTATTTATGTGAATTCACAGGAGTAAGTCGAAGTGGATATTATGCGTGGATAAATAGTGATTCCAAAAGACAAGTGAAAAATCAGAAAGACGAAAAGGATATACAAATTATTCAAGTTATCTTCTCACAAAACCATGAGAAAGTAGGAGCTCTGCAAATTAAGTTGATTCTCGAAAATGATTATGGGGTCATCATGAATCATAAAAAAATTCGAAGATTAATGAAGAAATTTGATCTTTCGGCAAAGATCAGACAGGCTAAACCATACAAACAAATGTTGAAAGCCACTCAAGAGCATCGTACGTGCCCAAACCATCTTAACCGAGAGTTCACACAACTAGAACCCGGAAAAGTCTTTTTGACTGATATCACTTACACGTATTTTGGGAAAGGTCAAAAAGCATATCTTTCTTGCGTGAAAGATAGTACAACAAAGGAAATTGTAGCTCACCATATATCTACTTCCCTAGGGATGGATATTGTTTACCGAACGTTAGAGAAACTTCAAGACACCGTAAAATCTTTCCATCCAGAAGCAATGATTCATTCGGATCAAGGGTTTCATTACACTCACCCCAAATTCCAATCTAGAGTGAGAGAAGCTGGCCTTCGTCAGTCCATGTCCCGAAAAGGTAACTGTTGGGATAATGCACCTATGGAATCATTCTTTGGTCATTTAAAGGATATGGTGGATCACCAATCATGTGAAAGCTTAAGCCAACTTAAAGAAGAAATTAACCAGTATATAGCAAAATATAATAATAAAAGATATCAGTGGAATTTAAATAAGATGACCCCGGTGCAATACCGAGATCATCTCCTAGCCGCCTAA
- the flgB gene encoding flagellar basal body rod protein FlgB — protein sequence MTIFSSTFSTLEQALNFTTAKNRTISNNIANVDTPGYKAKGVAFQDVLNGELASIQTKRTDERHIDFRARTSNSFHTFTKTGTTYSHNGNNVDVDKEMNDLAQNQIQYEALVDRMSGKFKSLESVIKGGR from the coding sequence ATGACCATATTCAGTAGTACTTTTTCCACATTGGAACAGGCTTTAAACTTCACAACAGCTAAAAACAGAACAATATCCAACAATATAGCTAATGTTGACACCCCTGGATATAAGGCTAAAGGAGTAGCTTTTCAGGACGTGTTGAATGGAGAGCTGGCTTCTATTCAGACAAAACGGACAGATGAGCGTCACATTGATTTCCGGGCTCGTACGTCCAATTCTTTTCATACCTTTACTAAAACCGGGACGACGTACAGCCATAACGGCAACAACGTAGATGTGGATAAAGAAATGAATGACCTTGCTCAAAATCAAATTCAGTATGAGGCACTGGTCGATCGGATGAGCGGGAAATTCAAAAGCTTGGAGTCGGTGATAAAAGGAGGTAGATAG
- the flgC gene encoding flagellar basal body rod protein FlgC yields the protein MSIFRAMNTSASALTAQRLRMDIVSSNIANADATRAVQNENGEWEPYRRKMPVFQSEGSGFRSHLSQARTGSGEDGGVKVSRIVEDPEPFKTVYNPNHPDADEAGYVEMPNVDPLQEMVDLMSSTRSYEANVTAVNASKNMLMKALEIGK from the coding sequence GTGAGTATATTTCGGGCAATGAATACAAGCGCGAGTGCCTTGACGGCTCAGAGGTTGAGGATGGATATTGTATCTTCCAACATAGCGAATGCCGATGCTACACGAGCGGTTCAGAATGAAAACGGTGAATGGGAGCCATATCGTAGAAAGATGCCGGTATTCCAAAGTGAAGGTTCTGGCTTCCGTAGTCATTTGTCGCAGGCCCGGACCGGTTCTGGAGAGGACGGCGGCGTAAAAGTGTCAAGGATCGTAGAAGATCCAGAACCCTTTAAAACGGTGTACAACCCTAACCATCCAGACGCTGACGAAGCGGGATATGTAGAAATGCCGAACGTGGATCCCTTGCAGGAAATGGTTGACTTGATGAGTTCTACAAGATCATACGAAGCCAACGTAACAGCTGTCAATGCATCAAAGAATATGCTCATGAAAGCTTTGGAAATCGGAAAATAA
- the codY gene encoding GTP-sensing pleiotropic transcriptional regulator CodY: protein MKLLERARRINAMLQTTTGKSVDFNEMSATMRDVIEANTFVVSRRGKLLGFAINQEIENERMNAMFSERQFPQEYTQNLFNIKETTPDIDIDSEYTAFPVENKELFKEGLTTIVPIIGGGQRLGTLILSRLNGSFNDDDLLLAEYGATVVGMEILHEKTEEIEQEARSKAVVQMAISSLSYSELEAIEHIFDELEGNEGLLVASKIADRVGITRSVIVNALRKLESAGVIESRSLGMKGTYIKVLNNNFLLELQKLRTN from the coding sequence ATGAAACTTCTAGAACGTGCACGCAGAATCAATGCTATGTTACAAACAACAACAGGAAAATCGGTGGATTTTAATGAAATGTCCGCAACGATGAGAGACGTTATCGAAGCGAATACATTCGTTGTAAGCCGCCGTGGGAAGCTGCTCGGCTTCGCCATCAACCAGGAAATTGAAAACGAGCGCATGAACGCAATGTTCTCTGAACGACAGTTTCCACAGGAGTATACCCAAAATTTATTCAACATTAAGGAAACGACGCCGGACATCGATATTGACAGCGAGTATACGGCTTTCCCTGTAGAGAACAAGGAATTGTTCAAAGAAGGATTGACGACAATCGTACCAATCATCGGAGGTGGTCAGCGCTTAGGAACGTTGATCCTGAGCCGTCTGAACGGAAGTTTTAATGATGATGACCTGCTGCTTGCTGAGTATGGTGCAACCGTTGTCGGAATGGAGATCCTGCACGAGAAGACAGAAGAGATTGAACAGGAAGCCCGCAGCAAAGCTGTCGTTCAAATGGCAATTTCTTCTCTTTCCTACAGTGAATTGGAGGCCATCGAGCATATCTTCGATGAACTGGAAGGTAATGAAGGACTACTTGTTGCCAGTAAAATTGCAGACCGTGTCGGAATCACACGTTCCGTCATTGTAAACGCGCTTCGTAAGCTTGAAAGTGCGGGTGTCATCGAATCACGCTCATTGGGAATGAAAGGTACGTATATCAAAGTGCTTAATAATAATTTCCTACTGGAGCTTCAAAAGCTTCGTACGAATTAA
- the fliF gene encoding flagellar basal-body MS-ring/collar protein FliF, whose amino-acid sequence MKEKINAYREKVVSFWKERKKSQKGWIIGSVAAVILAAVLLAVLQGGSKMTPLYSDLTLQEIGQIKSELDTRGIPYELDKGGTTILVPDTEAESLLVDLAASGLPNSGRIDYGFFSANTSWGMTDNEFDVIKLDAMQTELANLMKGISGIQDAQVMINMPEEQVFASEQGQEASASVVLNVQPGASIEQPQVETLYNLVSKSVPNLSKDNIVIMDQNFNYFDINDASLAGSSDAYTYQQNVKEDIERDIKQRLQRMLGTMIGQQKVMATVTADIDFTKENRVEELVEPVDPETMEGLPVSVERIEETYEGGVPEGGVPGAGDEDVANYPAGEEGGDGDYEMNRETINNEFNRIKRNIEESPYKVRNLGIQVAVDNTKGTNAEGEVEYLTAAEQQTVEEGIQSIVDSMITTSIDAGYEDQIEADENVSIVFQEFNGKPEAPEAQPGIPLWVYITGGVLALLIILLLILLFRRRNVEEEEEYVYFEEPLIEQRSKEVQEIQEKEDESTQKRKQLEKLANEKPEDFAKLLRSWIAED is encoded by the coding sequence ATGAAAGAAAAAATAAACGCATACAGAGAGAAAGTCGTGTCGTTTTGGAAAGAGCGGAAAAAATCACAAAAGGGCTGGATCATTGGTTCCGTTGCAGCTGTCATTCTGGCCGCAGTCTTGCTTGCTGTCTTACAAGGCGGTTCCAAGATGACACCACTTTACAGCGATTTGACGCTTCAGGAAATAGGCCAGATCAAATCAGAATTGGATACAAGAGGCATTCCTTATGAATTGGATAAGGGCGGAACGACGATACTCGTTCCGGATACAGAAGCGGAGTCGCTGCTCGTTGATCTTGCTGCGTCCGGTCTTCCGAACAGCGGAAGGATCGATTACGGATTCTTCAGTGCCAACACATCATGGGGGATGACGGACAATGAGTTTGATGTCATCAAACTGGATGCGATGCAGACCGAGCTTGCCAATCTCATGAAAGGGATCAGTGGAATCCAGGATGCCCAAGTAATGATTAACATGCCGGAGGAGCAGGTGTTTGCATCGGAGCAGGGGCAGGAAGCCTCAGCATCCGTCGTCCTGAACGTACAACCGGGAGCAAGTATCGAACAGCCTCAAGTAGAGACGCTGTACAATCTGGTATCAAAGTCTGTTCCTAATTTATCTAAAGATAATATCGTCATCATGGATCAGAATTTTAATTATTTTGACATTAATGATGCTTCCTTAGCTGGGAGCTCCGACGCTTATACATATCAACAAAATGTCAAAGAAGATATTGAACGGGACATAAAACAGCGCCTGCAGCGGATGCTTGGTACCATGATCGGTCAACAAAAGGTCATGGCAACCGTAACTGCAGATATCGATTTTACAAAAGAAAACCGTGTCGAAGAGCTTGTTGAACCGGTTGATCCTGAAACGATGGAAGGACTGCCGGTAAGTGTGGAGCGCATTGAAGAAACCTATGAAGGCGGCGTTCCGGAAGGCGGCGTTCCAGGAGCAGGAGATGAAGATGTAGCCAACTACCCTGCAGGTGAAGAGGGCGGAGACGGCGATTATGAAATGAATCGCGAAACGATCAACAACGAGTTCAACCGGATCAAGAGAAATATTGAAGAAAGTCCGTATAAAGTAAGAAATCTTGGTATTCAGGTTGCTGTGGATAACACAAAAGGGACAAATGCAGAGGGCGAAGTTGAATATTTGACCGCCGCAGAGCAGCAGACCGTAGAAGAGGGCATTCAATCCATTGTCGACTCCATGATAACGACTTCCATCGATGCTGGTTATGAAGATCAAATTGAGGCAGACGAGAATGTGTCGATCGTCTTCCAGGAGTTCAATGGCAAACCGGAAGCCCCTGAAGCACAGCCGGGAATTCCTCTGTGGGTGTATATTACTGGCGGCGTCCTCGCTCTACTCATCATCCTGCTCTTGATCTTGTTGTTCCGACGCAGGAACGTAGAGGAAGAGGAAGAATACGTCTATTTTGAAGAACCACTGATCGAGCAGCGGTCGAAAGAAGTGCAGGAGATACAGGAGAAAGAAGACGAGTCCACACAGAAACGGAAGCAGCTGGAGAAACTGGCGAATGAGAAGCCGGAAGATTTTGCGAAACTATTGCGGTCATGGATTGCAGAAGATTAA
- the fliE gene encoding flagellar hook-basal body complex protein FliE — protein sequence MVEMTSMMNTPVQMSSANGSQWKKAVSAGEAQGAFANQLKQAIEQVNEAQIASDNKTKALARGEIDDLHDVMITSQKASVTMQMAVEMQSKTIEAYKEIMRMQV from the coding sequence ATGGTCGAAATGACTTCCATGATGAATACCCCGGTGCAAATGTCCTCAGCTAATGGATCCCAGTGGAAAAAAGCCGTATCTGCAGGGGAAGCCCAGGGGGCCTTTGCAAATCAGCTGAAGCAGGCGATTGAACAGGTCAATGAAGCACAAATTGCTTCGGATAATAAGACGAAGGCGCTTGCTCGTGGGGAGATTGATGATCTGCACGACGTCATGATTACATCGCAAAAAGCGAGTGTAACGATGCAGATGGCAGTGGAAATGCAGAGCAAAACAATTGAGGCATACAAAGAAATCATGCGTATGCAGGTTTAA
- the hslV gene encoding ATP-dependent protease subunit HslV translates to MDQQFHATTIFAVQHQGKSAMSGDGQVTLGNQVVMKHTARKVRRLFNDQVLAGFAGSVADAFTLFEKFEGKLESYDGNLARASVELAKEWRSDNVLRKLEAMLIVMDKENMFLVSGTGEVIEPDDGILAIGSGGNFALSAGRALKRYSPEQSAEQIARAALEIAGEICVFTNDQIILEVLD, encoded by the coding sequence GGAAAAGTGCGATGAGCGGTGACGGTCAGGTTACCCTAGGAAATCAAGTCGTCATGAAACATACCGCACGTAAGGTGCGGCGATTATTCAATGATCAGGTGCTCGCTGGTTTTGCCGGTTCTGTTGCAGATGCATTCACTCTTTTCGAGAAGTTCGAAGGGAAGTTGGAGAGTTACGACGGCAACCTTGCAAGAGCATCGGTAGAGCTTGCAAAAGAGTGGCGGAGCGATAACGTTCTCCGTAAGCTGGAAGCGATGTTGATCGTAATGGATAAAGAAAACATGTTTCTAGTGTCTGGTACAGGGGAAGTAATAGAACCGGATGATGGTATTTTAGCCATCGGTTCCGGAGGTAATTTCGCCCTCAGTGCAGGAAGAGCGCTTAAGCGCTATTCCCCAGAGCAGTCCGCGGAACAGATAGCCAGAGCTGCACTTGAAATTGCAGGTGAAATTTGTGTATTCACCAATGATCAAATCATTTTGGAAGTTCTCGATTAA
- the hslU gene encoding HslU--HslV peptidase ATPase subunit, translated as MSLNLTPREIVERLDQYIIGQGSAKRSVAIALRNRYRRMQLTDDLKDEIVPKNILMMGPTGVGKTEIARRLAKLVGAPFVKVEATKFTEVGYVGRDVESMVRDLVEMAVRMVKQEKMEAVKDRAEEQANKRLVKLLVPSKKKQGNNFKNPFEMIFNQGGQEDKDSAEDKDETEIETKRSRIRHQLDLGELEDRMVTIDVEESQASMFDMLQGSGMEQMGMNMQDAFSQFMPKKKKKRKLSVAEARKVLTQEEAGKLVDMDEVGQEAVSKVEQSGMIFIDEIDKVAAKGDNQANVSREGVQRDILPIVEGSTVVTKYGPVSTDHILFIAAGAFHMAKPSDLIPELQGRFPIRVELNKLSVADFKNILTEPSNALLKQYKALLEVEGIKVEFSDDAITRLAEIAHEVNQETDNIGARRLHTILEKLLEDLSFEAPDVTMETIEITPQYVDSKLSSIVKNKDLSRFIL; from the coding sequence ATGTCATTAAATTTAACGCCTAGAGAAATCGTCGAAAGGCTCGACCAATATATTATCGGCCAGGGCAGTGCCAAGCGTTCTGTCGCGATCGCTCTTCGGAATAGATACCGTCGCATGCAGCTGACGGATGACCTGAAGGATGAAATTGTTCCGAAGAACATCCTAATGATGGGACCGACGGGGGTAGGGAAGACAGAGATTGCCCGCCGTCTTGCCAAACTGGTCGGTGCGCCATTTGTAAAAGTGGAAGCGACGAAATTTACGGAAGTAGGTTACGTCGGACGCGATGTAGAGTCCATGGTTCGTGATCTTGTAGAGATGGCTGTCCGTATGGTTAAACAGGAGAAGATGGAAGCGGTCAAAGACCGTGCAGAGGAGCAGGCGAACAAAAGACTCGTCAAGCTGCTGGTCCCTTCCAAAAAGAAGCAGGGCAACAACTTTAAGAACCCGTTTGAGATGATCTTTAATCAAGGCGGTCAAGAGGATAAGGATTCCGCTGAGGATAAAGACGAAACGGAAATTGAAACGAAGCGTAGCCGCATCAGACATCAGTTGGATCTCGGCGAGCTTGAGGATCGCATGGTCACAATTGACGTGGAAGAATCTCAAGCATCCATGTTCGATATGCTGCAAGGTTCCGGGATGGAACAGATGGGAATGAACATGCAGGATGCTTTCAGCCAGTTCATGCCGAAGAAGAAGAAGAAACGGAAGCTCTCTGTTGCAGAAGCCCGAAAGGTATTGACACAAGAGGAAGCAGGCAAGCTTGTGGATATGGATGAAGTCGGACAGGAAGCCGTTTCCAAGGTGGAACAGTCCGGGATGATCTTTATCGACGAGATTGATAAGGTGGCAGCGAAAGGAGACAATCAGGCGAACGTCTCCAGAGAAGGGGTTCAACGTGATATTCTGCCGATCGTTGAAGGTTCAACGGTCGTCACGAAATACGGCCCCGTATCGACCGATCATATTTTGTTCATTGCTGCCGGTGCCTTTCATATGGCTAAACCGTCCGATCTCATCCCTGAGCTCCAGGGAAGGTTCCCGATCCGGGTCGAATTGAATAAACTGAGCGTCGCGGATTTCAAGAACATTTTGACAGAACCCTCCAATGCGCTTTTGAAACAATATAAAGCATTACTTGAAGTTGAAGGTATAAAGGTTGAATTTTCTGACGATGCTATTACTAGACTTGCAGAAATCGCTCACGAAGTGAACCAGGAAACCGACAATATAGGAGCTCGGCGTCTCCATACAATCTTGGAGAAGCTGCTTGAGGACCTATCCTTTGAAGCTCCTGACGTTACGATGGAAACGATCGAGATTACACCACAGTATGTAGACAGCAAACTATCATCTATTGTAAAAAACAAAGACTTATCACGATTCATTCTATAA